In Priestia megaterium NBRC 15308 = ATCC 14581, the following proteins share a genomic window:
- a CDS encoding calcium-translocating P-type ATPase, SERCA-type: protein MKWYELGEKAIVEVTKTDRQHGLTHKEVKARQQQQGFNELTEGEKKPAILVFLEQFKDFMVLVLLAATLISGLLGEYIDAVAIIAIVVINGFLGFFQERKAEKSLHALKELSAPQVAAMREGKWVKLPSKELVVGDVVKFSSGDRIGADLRIMEAKSLEIEESALTGESLPVAKQIKALPGDEVPLGDQDNMAFMGTLVTRGSGTGIVVGIGMKTAMGQIADLLQNAEAMITPLQRKLEQLGKILIVVALALTVLVVGIGVLQGHDLYSMFLAGVSLAVAAIPEGLPAIVTVALSLGVQRMIKQRSIVRKLPAVETLGCASVICSDKTGTLTQNKMTVTHLWSGGMTWRVSGTGYEPTGVFSREEREVDTRSEKPLQQLLVFGLLCNQTSISRKDKEYVIDGDPTEAALLVAAMKAGLTKENIQKQFTIIEEFPFDSTRKMMSVVIEDASNKRYVITKGAPDVLLVNSKNILWESRQQTLSVTVHNEVKGAIDQLASQALRTIAIAYRPLGDHESVHTENEAEKDLTFLGLQGMIDPPRPEVKQAVKECRDAGIKTVMITGDHVITAQAIAKQLGILPKNGQVLEGTDLSKMTQEELEEVVDDVYVYARVSPEHKLKIVKALQAKDHIVAMTGDGVNDAPAIKAADIGIAMGITGTDVAKEASSLVLLDDNFATIKSAIKEGRNIYENIRKFIRYLLASNVGEILVMLFAMILALPLPLVPIQILWVNLVTDGLPAMALGLDQPEDNVMKRHPRHPREGIFARGLGWKVVSRGFLIGAATLAAFMIVYDNDPDRLQYAQTIAFATLVMAQLIHVFDCRSEKSIFDRNPFQNLYLVGAVISSIILMLVAIYYPPLQPIFHTMAIAPREWLVILGLASLPTFLLAGSLLTRKPS, encoded by the coding sequence ATGAAATGGTATGAATTAGGTGAAAAAGCAATAGTAGAAGTAACAAAAACAGATAGGCAGCATGGTCTTACACACAAAGAAGTAAAAGCACGTCAGCAGCAGCAAGGATTTAATGAATTGACTGAAGGTGAGAAAAAACCGGCCATTCTTGTGTTTCTAGAGCAGTTTAAAGATTTTATGGTACTGGTTTTACTAGCTGCCACGCTTATTTCAGGGCTTTTAGGCGAATACATCGATGCGGTTGCTATTATTGCCATTGTAGTAATTAATGGATTTCTAGGTTTTTTTCAAGAAAGAAAAGCCGAGAAATCTCTTCATGCATTAAAAGAGCTTTCTGCTCCTCAAGTAGCAGCTATGCGTGAAGGGAAATGGGTTAAGTTACCATCTAAAGAGCTGGTAGTAGGAGACGTTGTAAAGTTTTCGAGCGGAGACCGTATCGGGGCTGACCTTCGAATTATGGAAGCTAAAAGTCTAGAAATTGAAGAATCAGCGCTTACGGGAGAGTCTTTGCCTGTTGCCAAGCAAATAAAAGCTTTGCCAGGAGATGAAGTGCCGCTTGGAGATCAGGACAATATGGCGTTTATGGGTACGCTTGTGACGCGAGGAAGCGGAACAGGTATCGTTGTAGGGATTGGAATGAAAACAGCGATGGGACAAATTGCTGATTTGCTTCAAAATGCTGAAGCCATGATTACTCCTCTTCAACGGAAGTTAGAGCAATTAGGTAAAATTTTAATCGTTGTAGCTCTTGCACTTACTGTATTAGTTGTCGGGATTGGTGTGCTGCAAGGTCATGATTTATACAGTATGTTCTTAGCGGGAGTTTCCTTAGCTGTTGCTGCCATACCCGAAGGTCTTCCTGCCATCGTAACCGTAGCGCTATCTCTTGGTGTACAGCGCATGATTAAGCAAAGATCCATTGTTCGCAAACTTCCTGCTGTTGAAACACTAGGATGCGCATCAGTCATTTGCTCAGACAAAACGGGCACATTAACGCAAAATAAAATGACGGTTACTCACCTCTGGTCAGGAGGAATGACGTGGAGGGTATCAGGGACAGGGTATGAACCTACGGGCGTATTTTCGCGAGAGGAAAGAGAAGTTGATACACGGAGTGAAAAACCGCTTCAGCAGCTTTTGGTGTTTGGTCTGCTTTGCAATCAAACGTCTATTTCGAGAAAAGATAAAGAATATGTCATCGACGGGGATCCTACTGAAGCGGCTTTGCTTGTGGCCGCGATGAAAGCGGGGCTGACAAAAGAAAACATTCAAAAGCAGTTTACGATTATTGAAGAGTTTCCATTTGATTCAACGCGTAAAATGATGAGTGTAGTCATTGAAGACGCATCTAATAAGCGCTATGTCATAACAAAAGGTGCTCCTGATGTGCTGCTTGTAAACAGCAAAAATATTTTGTGGGAAAGCAGACAACAAACGCTGTCGGTAACGGTTCATAATGAAGTAAAAGGAGCGATTGATCAGTTAGCTAGCCAAGCGCTTCGAACCATTGCGATTGCTTATCGGCCGTTAGGAGACCATGAGAGCGTTCATACAGAGAACGAAGCGGAAAAAGACCTTACTTTCCTCGGGCTTCAAGGAATGATTGATCCGCCAAGACCAGAAGTCAAGCAAGCGGTCAAAGAATGCCGAGACGCAGGAATCAAAACCGTTATGATTACAGGTGACCACGTTATTACAGCACAGGCGATTGCAAAACAGCTAGGCATTCTACCGAAAAACGGTCAAGTCTTGGAAGGAACGGATTTATCCAAAATGACGCAGGAAGAGCTAGAAGAAGTAGTGGATGATGTTTACGTATATGCCAGGGTATCGCCTGAACATAAACTTAAAATTGTTAAAGCTCTTCAAGCAAAAGATCACATTGTAGCTATGACGGGCGACGGCGTAAATGATGCACCGGCTATTAAAGCAGCAGACATAGGCATCGCGATGGGCATCACCGGGACAGACGTAGCAAAAGAAGCGTCTTCGCTCGTTTTGCTTGATGATAATTTTGCTACTATTAAATCAGCGATCAAGGAAGGACGAAACATCTATGAAAATATTCGAAAGTTTATCCGTTACTTGCTTGCATCAAATGTAGGAGAAATTTTAGTTATGCTCTTTGCAATGATTTTAGCACTTCCGCTTCCGCTAGTGCCAATTCAAATACTATGGGTAAACTTAGTAACAGACGGTTTGCCTGCGATGGCTCTTGGCTTAGACCAGCCGGAGGACAACGTGATGAAGCGTCATCCAAGGCATCCGCGCGAAGGTATTTTTGCAAGAGGATTAGGGTGGAAAGTAGTCAGCCGCGGATTTTTAATTGGAGCTGCTACACTTGCTGCATTCATGATTGTCTACGACAATGACCCAGATCGTCTGCAGTATGCTCAGACGATTGCATTTGCCACGCTTGTTATGGCACAGCTTATTCACGTATTTGACTGCCGAAGTGAAAAATCAATCTTTGATCGCAATCCATTTCAGAACCTATATCTTGTAGGAGCCGTTATTTCATCTATTATCCTTATGCTGGTGGCTATCTACTATCCGCCCCTGCAGCCTATTTTCCATACAATGGCCATTGCACCGCGGGAATGGCTCGTTATTTTAGGACTTGCAAGTCTTCCAACTTTTTTACTTGCCGGTTCACTTTTAACAAGAAAACCTTCATAA
- a CDS encoding Rqc2 family fibronectin-binding protein codes for MSFDGIFTYGILQELSETLVSGRISKIYQPFPNELILQVRAKGENRKLLISAHPNYSRVHFTNEPYENPSEPPMFCMLLRKHLEGSIIEHVYQLGLDRILVIETKGRNEIGDVTYKQLIIEIMGRHSNVVLVDKEKQTIIDSIKHVPMALNRHRTLLPGAPYVLPPSQDKLHPFEADEETVVKKIDFNSGKLATQLVQTFSGLSPLIANEVVFRSGLANRSTLPKSFVETMTLIKEGQFTPTLTTVNQKDYFYLLELTHLEGTKKTYATISELLDRYYYGKAERDRVKQQAHDLVQFISTEKKKNEKKIKKLEQTLQNAEKASDYQLAGELLTANLHLVKKGDAKVDVINYYDENSGTLTISLDPQKSPSQNAQSYFTKYQKAKNSVSIVIEQIEKANEEVQYFESLIQQMDTATHKDIAEIREELVEEGYLRNRQQKQAKKQKNTTPTLEQYVSSDGTTILVGKNNKQNEYLTNRLAARDDVWFHTKDIPGSHVVIRSQEPSEETILEAAHLAAYFSKAKNSSSVPVDYTKIRHVKKPSGAKPGFVTYDNQQTVYVTPSEELVLKLRQS; via the coding sequence ATGTCATTTGATGGTATTTTTACATATGGCATTTTACAAGAATTATCTGAGACCTTGGTTTCAGGACGAATTTCAAAAATATATCAGCCGTTTCCAAACGAGTTGATTTTACAAGTACGCGCTAAAGGTGAAAACCGCAAACTTTTAATCTCAGCTCACCCTAACTATTCACGCGTTCATTTTACAAATGAGCCCTATGAAAATCCATCTGAGCCTCCTATGTTTTGTATGCTGCTTCGCAAACATTTAGAAGGAAGCATTATTGAACACGTGTATCAGCTTGGATTGGACCGCATTTTAGTCATTGAAACAAAAGGACGAAATGAAATTGGCGACGTGACGTACAAGCAGCTTATTATTGAAATCATGGGAAGACATAGTAATGTTGTGCTTGTAGATAAAGAAAAACAAACGATTATCGACAGCATTAAACACGTTCCAATGGCCTTGAACAGGCACCGTACGCTTCTACCCGGAGCACCTTACGTACTGCCTCCTAGTCAAGATAAGCTTCATCCATTTGAAGCCGATGAAGAAACCGTGGTTAAAAAAATTGATTTTAATAGCGGAAAGTTAGCCACCCAGCTAGTGCAAACCTTCTCGGGGCTTTCTCCTTTAATTGCAAATGAAGTGGTGTTTCGCTCTGGCTTAGCGAATCGTTCTACCCTTCCAAAATCATTCGTCGAAACGATGACTCTGATCAAAGAAGGTCAGTTTACACCGACTCTGACAACCGTTAATCAAAAAGACTACTTTTATTTACTGGAATTAACGCATTTAGAGGGTACGAAAAAAACGTATGCAACCATCAGCGAGCTTCTTGACCGCTATTACTACGGGAAAGCAGAGCGAGATCGTGTAAAGCAGCAAGCGCATGATTTAGTACAGTTTATTTCTACCGAGAAAAAGAAAAATGAGAAAAAAATAAAAAAACTTGAGCAAACGCTGCAAAATGCAGAAAAAGCATCTGATTATCAGCTAGCCGGTGAACTCCTTACCGCAAATTTACACCTTGTCAAAAAAGGAGATGCGAAAGTGGATGTTATTAATTATTATGATGAAAATAGCGGTACACTTACGATTTCATTAGATCCGCAAAAATCACCGTCTCAAAATGCTCAAAGCTATTTCACAAAGTATCAAAAAGCGAAAAATTCCGTTTCGATTGTAATCGAACAAATTGAAAAAGCAAACGAAGAAGTACAGTATTTTGAATCACTTATTCAGCAAATGGATACTGCTACTCACAAAGACATTGCAGAAATTCGTGAAGAGCTTGTGGAAGAAGGATATTTGCGCAACCGTCAGCAAAAACAAGCGAAAAAACAAAAAAACACCACGCCTACACTTGAACAATACGTTTCAAGCGACGGCACGACGATTTTAGTTGGAAAAAACAATAAGCAAAATGAGTATTTAACAAATCGCCTTGCTGCTAGGGATGACGTTTGGTTTCATACGAAAGATATACCGGGTTCTCACGTTGTTATCCGCAGCCAAGAGCCTTCAGAAGAAACAATTTTAGAAGCGGCTCATCTTGCTGCTTACTTTAGTAAAGCTAAAAATTCAAGTTCGGTACCCGTGGACTATACAAAAATTCGCCACGTAAAAAAACCAAGCGGTGCCAAGCCTGGTTTTGTGACGTACGATAACCAGCAAACGGTGTACGTAACGCCTAGCGAAGAACTTGTACTGAAGCTGCGTCAGTCATAA
- the pyrE gene encoding orotate phosphoribosyltransferase: MTKLRKEIAKQLIDIEAVSLQPNDPFTWASGIKSPIYCDNRLTLSYPKVRKEIAKGLQHLIKTYFANAEVIAGTATAGIPHAAWVSEALELPMCYVRSKAKEHGQGNQIEGKVTKGQKVVVIEDLISTGGSVFTAVDALKAQGCEVLGVVSIFTYELEKARQLFKEKELQVYSLTDYSTLVEAANEAGYIEEEAMDKLFKWRENPSDPSWMN, from the coding sequence ATGACAAAACTACGAAAAGAAATTGCAAAACAATTAATTGATATTGAGGCAGTAAGCCTTCAACCGAACGATCCGTTTACGTGGGCCTCTGGAATTAAGTCGCCTATTTATTGTGACAACCGTCTAACGCTTAGCTACCCAAAAGTGCGAAAAGAAATTGCAAAAGGTCTGCAGCATTTAATTAAAACGTATTTTGCCAATGCAGAAGTGATTGCTGGTACCGCTACAGCTGGTATCCCTCATGCAGCATGGGTAAGTGAAGCGCTAGAGCTTCCAATGTGCTATGTGCGAAGCAAAGCAAAAGAACATGGCCAAGGAAATCAAATCGAAGGAAAAGTAACAAAAGGTCAAAAAGTAGTTGTGATTGAAGATTTGATTTCAACTGGAGGAAGTGTGTTTACCGCAGTCGATGCATTAAAAGCGCAGGGGTGTGAAGTGCTGGGAGTTGTGTCTATCTTTACATATGAGCTGGAAAAAGCGCGTCAGCTGTTTAAAGAAAAAGAACTTCAAGTTTATTCGCTAACAGACTACTCTACGCTAGTAGAAGCGGCAAACGAAGCGGGATACATTGAAGAAGAAGCGATGGACAAGCTATTTAAATGGCGTGAAAACCCTTCAGACCCTTCATGGATGAACTAA
- the pyrF gene encoding orotidine-5'-phosphate decarboxylase produces the protein MKQPLIIALDFSSINDVQQFLMPFQQESLFVKVGMELFYKEGLSIISALKEQNHQIFLDLKLHDIPNTVKQGMKSLASLEVDLVNVHAAGGTNMMQAAIEGLDLGTAAGKKRPDCIAVTQLTSTSDEMLKEQQLITHSMQEVVTHYAALAKKSGLDGVVCSTHEVPSIRKAAGEDFLTVTPGIRMGTDSVDDQVRVATPQLARDYGSSAIVVGRSITKAKDPLKAYYEMLQQWKGERITR, from the coding sequence GTGAAGCAACCGTTAATCATTGCTCTTGATTTTTCATCAATTAACGATGTACAGCAGTTTTTAATGCCTTTTCAACAAGAATCATTATTTGTGAAAGTAGGCATGGAACTGTTTTATAAAGAAGGGCTATCCATTATTTCTGCATTAAAAGAGCAAAACCACCAGATTTTCTTAGACTTAAAGCTTCATGATATTCCAAATACGGTAAAGCAAGGAATGAAGTCTTTGGCTTCTCTTGAAGTGGATTTGGTTAACGTTCACGCAGCCGGCGGAACGAATATGATGCAAGCAGCCATTGAAGGACTTGACTTAGGAACCGCTGCTGGCAAAAAGCGTCCGGATTGTATTGCGGTTACTCAGCTAACGAGTACATCGGATGAAATGCTAAAAGAGCAGCAGCTCATTACGCACTCGATGCAAGAAGTGGTTACGCATTATGCAGCGCTTGCTAAAAAAAGCGGACTAGACGGCGTTGTATGTTCTACTCATGAAGTGCCTTCGATTCGAAAAGCAGCAGGAGAGGACTTTTTGACCGTAACGCCGGGTATTCGTATGGGCACAGATTCAGTAGATGACCAAGTTCGCGTAGCAACACCTCAGCTGGCGAGAGACTATGGCTCAAGTGCCATTGTTGTTGGACGTTCTATTACTAAAGCAAAAGACCCGCTTAAAGCATATTATGAGATGTTACAGCAGTGGAAAGGGGAGCGTATTACGCGATGA
- a CDS encoding dihydroorotate dehydrogenase — MSMLKTTLPGLDLKNPIMPASGCFGFGREYAQFYSLDALGAIMIKATTADTRFGNPTPRVAETSAGMLNAIGLQNPGLEKVMNEELVWLQQYDVPIIANVAGASIEEYVHVAKEISTVSNVKALELNISCPNVKEGGIAFGVDPVIAARLTKAVKDVSNVPVYVKLSPNVSNIVDMAMAVEEAGADGLTMINTLLGMRLDLKTAQPVLANGTGGLSGPSIKPVAIRMVYEVSQKVNIPIIGMGGVTTAEDALEFLYAGASAVAVGTANFVDPYVCPTIIDELPRLLTSLGYEHVSECIGRSWKKREATVNHCS; from the coding sequence ATGAGTATGCTAAAAACGACATTGCCAGGATTAGATTTGAAAAATCCAATTATGCCCGCATCCGGCTGTTTTGGATTTGGGCGTGAGTATGCTCAATTTTATTCACTTGATGCACTTGGAGCCATTATGATTAAAGCGACTACTGCGGACACTCGTTTTGGCAATCCAACTCCTCGCGTAGCAGAAACATCTGCAGGAATGTTAAATGCGATTGGATTACAAAATCCTGGGTTAGAAAAAGTAATGAACGAAGAGCTCGTTTGGCTTCAGCAATATGATGTGCCGATTATCGCGAACGTAGCCGGTGCTTCAATTGAAGAATATGTGCACGTGGCAAAAGAAATTTCAACCGTATCAAATGTAAAAGCACTTGAATTGAATATTTCATGTCCTAACGTAAAAGAAGGCGGAATTGCGTTTGGCGTAGATCCTGTCATTGCTGCTCGTTTAACAAAAGCAGTAAAAGATGTTTCAAATGTTCCAGTTTATGTTAAACTATCACCAAACGTATCAAATATTGTAGACATGGCGATGGCTGTTGAAGAAGCCGGCGCGGATGGCTTAACGATGATCAATACGCTTCTCGGGATGCGTCTGGATTTGAAAACAGCTCAGCCGGTTTTAGCGAACGGCACAGGCGGACTGTCAGGCCCATCCATTAAACCGGTAGCGATTCGAATGGTATATGAAGTGAGTCAAAAAGTGAACATTCCAATTATCGGTATGGGCGGAGTGACGACTGCTGAAGATGCACTCGAGTTCCTATATGCAGGTGCAAGTGCAGTGGCGGTTGGTACAGCAAACTTTGTTGACCCGTATGTATGTCCAACCATCATTGACGAACTGCCAAGGCTATTAACATCATTAGGATACGAGCATGTTTCAGAATGTATCGGAAGGAGCTGGAAAAAGCGTGAAGCAACCGTTAATCATTGCTCTTGA
- a CDS encoding dihydroorotate dehydrogenase electron transfer subunit, translated as MIKHEMMQVVSQRPLTHNVYELTLQGELVRFMNEPGQFVHIRVNNDYLPLLRRPISIAEIDQTHEQFTMIYRAEGAGTSLLAEKQAGQSIDVLGPLGHGFPLEAIESGQTALLVGGGIGVPPLYELSKRLREKGVQVIHVLGFQSKADVFYEREFLALGETYIATVDGSYGTKGFVTTVIDEQQFSYDVMFSCGPTPMLKALENNYTNKPLYISLEERMGCGIGACFACVCRESEDSTAYKKICSDGPVFQAGEVLL; from the coding sequence ATGATCAAACATGAAATGATGCAAGTCGTCAGTCAGCGACCGTTAACACACAATGTATATGAATTAACCCTTCAAGGCGAGCTTGTTCGTTTCATGAATGAGCCGGGGCAGTTTGTGCATATCCGCGTCAACAACGACTATTTGCCACTGCTTCGCAGACCAATCAGTATTGCAGAAATTGACCAAACGCATGAGCAATTTACGATGATTTACCGTGCAGAAGGGGCGGGAACATCGCTGCTTGCCGAAAAACAAGCCGGACAGTCGATTGACGTGTTAGGTCCGCTTGGCCACGGTTTTCCATTGGAAGCGATAGAGTCAGGTCAAACGGCTTTATTAGTAGGGGGAGGCATTGGAGTGCCTCCGCTCTATGAGCTTTCAAAAAGACTTCGTGAAAAAGGCGTGCAGGTTATTCACGTCTTAGGCTTTCAATCAAAAGCAGACGTATTTTACGAGCGAGAGTTTTTAGCTTTAGGAGAAACATATATTGCAACGGTAGACGGCTCTTACGGAACAAAAGGTTTTGTCACAACGGTGATTGACGAGCAGCAGTTTTCATATGACGTTATGTTTTCATGCGGTCCAACTCCGATGTTAAAAGCACTAGAAAATAATTATACAAACAAGCCGCTTTACATTTCTTTAGAAGAAAGAATGGGTTGTGGAATCGGTGCTTGTTTTGCATGTGTATGCAGAGAAAGTGAAGATTCTACGGCGTATAAAAAAATCTGCAGCGACGGTCCCGTCTTTCAAGCAGGGGAGGTGCTTCTATGA
- the carB gene encoding carbamoyl-phosphate synthase large subunit, with amino-acid sequence MPKRQDINTILVIGSGPIVIGQAAEFDYAGAQACIALKEEGYKVILVNSNPATIMTDSEMADKVYIEPLTVEFVSSIIRKERPDALLPTLGGQTGLNLAVELHETGILEEFNVEILGTKLSAIEQAEDREQFRSLMNELNQPVPASEIIHSLDEAYAFVEQVNYPVIVRPAYTLGGTGGGICNNEQELIEIVTSGLKHSPVTQCLLEKSIAGFKEIEYEVMRDANDNAIVVCNMENFDPVGIHTGDSIVVAPSQTLSDREYQLLRNASLTIIRALKIEGGCNVQLALDPESFQYYVIEVNPRVSRSSALASKATGYPIAKLAAKIAVGLTLDEMMNPVTGKTYACFEPALDYIVSKIPRWPFDKFESANRKLGTQMKATGEVMAIGRTFEESILKAVRSLESNVHHLELKDAHEFDDAIIEKRIRKAGDERLFYIAEAIRRGVTIQQIHDWSKIDLFFLVKLEKVIAFENVLKEEIHNVEVLQEAKEMGFADCTIAKLWNQTEREVYDFRKQNGVMPVYKTVDTCAAEFESTTPYFYGTFEDENESIVTDRKSVVVLGSGPIRIGQGIEFDYATVHSVWAIKEAGYEAIIVNNNPETVSTDFSISDKLYFEPLTIEDVMHIIDLEKPEGVVVQFGGQTAINLADELEARGVKILGTSLESLDAAEDRKKFEATLARLEVPQPLGKTVASVEEAVVVAKEIGYPVLVRPSYVLGGRAMEIVYKEEELLHYMEHAVKVHADHPVLIDRYLTGKEIEVDAISDGETVVIPGIMEHVERAGVHSGDSIAVYPPQTLSQDVKDTIIDYTTRIAKGLNIIGLLNIQFVLSKGEVFVLEVNPRSSRTVPFLSKITRIPMANVATKVILGTSLRELGYESGMHPEEEGVYVKVPVFSFAKLRRVDITLGPEMKSTGEVMGQDSTYEKALYKGLIASGMSIKPYGSVLMTVADKDKEEATALAKRFANIGYQVIATEGTASTFTKEDIRVKVVNKIHHEDHNLLDVIRKGEAQLVINTLTKGKQPARDGFKIRREAVENGVPCLTSLDTAEAILRVLETISFHTTPMKKVRPTKEVTTV; translated from the coding sequence ATGCCAAAACGTCAAGATATTAACACAATTCTCGTAATCGGATCAGGACCAATCGTCATCGGACAGGCGGCAGAGTTTGACTATGCAGGAGCGCAAGCGTGTATTGCGCTAAAAGAAGAAGGATACAAAGTTATTCTTGTGAACTCCAATCCTGCAACAATCATGACAGACTCAGAAATGGCAGATAAAGTATATATTGAACCTCTAACGGTTGAATTTGTAAGCTCAATTATTCGTAAAGAACGCCCGGATGCACTGCTTCCAACACTTGGCGGTCAAACGGGACTGAACTTAGCGGTAGAATTACACGAAACGGGTATTTTAGAAGAATTTAATGTAGAAATTCTCGGGACAAAATTATCGGCGATTGAACAAGCTGAAGATCGTGAGCAGTTCCGTTCACTAATGAATGAACTAAATCAGCCTGTCCCAGCAAGTGAAATCATTCATTCGCTAGACGAAGCGTATGCGTTTGTTGAACAAGTAAACTATCCGGTAATCGTGCGTCCTGCTTATACGCTTGGCGGTACGGGAGGCGGAATTTGTAACAACGAGCAAGAGTTGATTGAAATTGTAACAAGTGGATTAAAACACAGTCCTGTAACACAGTGCTTACTTGAGAAAAGCATTGCAGGCTTTAAAGAAATTGAATATGAAGTAATGCGCGACGCAAACGATAATGCGATTGTAGTATGTAATATGGAAAACTTTGATCCGGTCGGTATTCATACAGGAGATTCAATTGTTGTAGCACCAAGCCAAACGCTAAGCGACCGTGAGTATCAGCTGCTTAGAAATGCGTCACTAACAATTATCCGAGCGCTTAAAATTGAAGGCGGATGTAACGTTCAGCTAGCACTAGACCCAGAAAGCTTCCAGTATTACGTAATTGAAGTAAACCCTCGTGTAAGCCGCTCGTCGGCTTTAGCATCAAAAGCAACAGGGTATCCAATTGCAAAATTAGCAGCAAAAATTGCGGTAGGCTTAACATTAGATGAAATGATGAACCCGGTAACTGGGAAGACATACGCATGTTTCGAACCAGCACTAGATTACATCGTATCTAAAATTCCCCGCTGGCCGTTTGATAAATTTGAATCAGCTAACCGTAAACTGGGTACACAGATGAAAGCAACAGGGGAAGTAATGGCAATTGGCCGCACGTTCGAAGAGTCAATTTTAAAAGCTGTACGCTCACTTGAGTCAAACGTTCATCACTTAGAGCTGAAAGATGCGCATGAATTTGATGATGCCATTATTGAAAAACGTATTCGCAAAGCTGGTGATGAGCGATTATTCTACATCGCAGAAGCGATTCGCCGCGGCGTAACAATTCAGCAAATTCATGACTGGAGCAAAATCGATCTCTTCTTCTTAGTAAAACTTGAAAAAGTGATTGCTTTTGAAAATGTGTTAAAAGAAGAGATTCATAACGTAGAAGTTTTACAGGAAGCAAAAGAAATGGGATTTGCAGACTGCACGATTGCTAAGCTGTGGAATCAAACAGAGCGTGAAGTATATGACTTCCGCAAACAAAATGGCGTGATGCCAGTATACAAAACGGTAGATACATGTGCAGCAGAATTTGAATCTACAACACCATATTTCTACGGCACGTTTGAAGATGAAAACGAATCGATTGTTACAGATCGTAAAAGCGTTGTAGTGTTAGGGTCAGGACCAATCCGCATCGGGCAAGGAATTGAGTTTGACTATGCAACAGTTCACTCCGTGTGGGCGATTAAAGAAGCTGGATACGAGGCGATTATTGTCAATAACAATCCAGAAACAGTATCAACTGACTTCAGTATTTCAGATAAATTATACTTCGAGCCGCTGACGATTGAAGATGTGATGCATATCATCGATTTAGAAAAACCAGAAGGTGTGGTTGTACAGTTCGGTGGTCAAACAGCAATCAACTTAGCAGACGAGCTAGAAGCAAGAGGGGTCAAGATTTTAGGAACGTCGCTTGAAAGCTTAGATGCAGCGGAAGACCGTAAAAAATTCGAAGCGACGCTAGCGCGTTTAGAAGTACCTCAGCCTCTTGGAAAGACAGTTGCATCCGTAGAAGAAGCAGTGGTTGTGGCAAAAGAAATTGGTTATCCGGTGCTTGTACGACCTTCATATGTACTAGGCGGACGCGCAATGGAAATTGTGTATAAAGAAGAAGAACTGCTTCACTATATGGAACACGCGGTAAAAGTACACGCTGATCACCCTGTGTTAATCGACCGCTACTTAACTGGAAAAGAAATTGAAGTCGATGCCATTTCAGACGGTGAAACAGTGGTTATTCCAGGGATTATGGAACATGTAGAGCGCGCGGGTGTACACTCAGGTGACTCCATTGCTGTATATCCACCGCAAACTCTGTCACAGGATGTAAAAGATACAATCATTGATTACACAACACGTATTGCAAAAGGCTTAAACATTATTGGACTGCTCAACATTCAGTTCGTCTTATCAAAAGGAGAAGTGTTTGTTCTTGAAGTAAATCCTCGTTCAAGCCGTACGGTGCCGTTCTTAAGTAAAATTACGCGTATTCCGATGGCGAATGTCGCAACAAAAGTTATTTTAGGAACAAGTTTGCGAGAGCTTGGTTATGAATCAGGCATGCACCCTGAAGAAGAAGGTGTCTACGTAAAAGTGCCGGTCTTCTCATTTGCAAAGCTGCGTCGCGTAGATATTACGCTTGGACCTGAAATGAAATCTACTGGAGAAGTAATGGGGCAAGATTCAACGTACGAAAAAGCATTATATAAAGGACTAATTGCGTCAGGTATGTCCATTAAGCCGTACGGTTCAGTACTTATGACAGTAGCGGATAAAGACAAAGAAGAGGCAACAGCGCTTGCGAAGCGTTTTGCTAACATCGGCTACCAGGTGATTGCAACGGAAGGAACAGCTTCAACGTTTACAAAAGAAGACATTCGCGTAAAAGTAGTAAATAAAATTCATCATGAAGATCACAATCTTTTAGATGTGATACGAAAAGGTGAAGCGCAGCTTGTCATCAACACGCTAACAAAAGGAAAACAGCCTGCGCGTGACGGGTTTAAAATTCGCCGTGAAGCAGTTGAAAATGGTGTACCTTGCTTAACATCACTTGATACAGCAGAAGCGATTTTACGAGTGCTTGAAACGATCAGCTTCCATACAACACCAATGAAAAAAGTTCGTCCAACTAAAGAGGTGACAACCGTATGA